The genomic region GCTGCTTGATGCCGGTCCGATCGACAATCCAGTCATCATTCGTTTCGAGCCCCATCGCTGCGATGTCAGCGTTGGTCATGATGTTTTTCGGCACGGCGTGACCTGTGCCGGCGATGTAGGCGATCGGACGCTTCATGCGGCGTTCCCAGACGTAGTGGGCATGGATTCCGAGAGGCGACGACCGATCTCGTCGGTCATGCCGGACTCGTACGCGCGGAGCGCAACCATGATGGCGTTTTCCATGGCGCGTGGCGAACTCTTGCCGTGCGAAATGATGCTGACGCCGCGCACACCGAGCAACGGCGCGCCACCCTGCTCCTCGACGTCGAGCTGCGTGAGCGAGCGAGCGATTTCGCGGGCGTCGAGCCCGGCCACTTTCGCGACCATCCCGATGAGCATAGGTCCGATGCTCTCGTAGAACTTGAGCAGCACGTTCCCGGTGAAGCCATCGCAGACCACGACGTCGATGACACCGCGATCGCAGCGCCCGTTGGGAAGGTCGCGACCCTCGACATTCCCGAGGAAGTTGAGCCCCGACGCGAGCAGTCGCTGGTGCGCGTCTTTCACGGCCGCATTGCCCTTCTCGGCCTCTTCCCCAACAGACAGGAGACCGACCGCCGGATTGTCGCGACCGAGCAGCGCACGCGCGTAGACGGTGCCGATGCGCGCGAACTGCACCAGTTCCTCGGGCGAGCAATCCATGTTCGCGCCAGAATCGAGCACCAGGATGGGGTCTTTCGCCGTGGGAAAGATGGTGCCGATGGCCGGGCGCGTGAGGCCGGTGTGCAGCTTGAGGTGCACGAGCGACGCGGCCATCTGCGCGCCAGTGTTACCGGCCGAGACGAAACCGTGTGCGTGACCGTCAGCGACGCGCTTGATGCCGACGACCATGGAGC from Gemmatimonas sp. harbors:
- the plsX gene encoding phosphate acyltransferase PlsX is translated as MARIAVDAMGGDFAPRAPIAGALQALGALPSQHHIELVGQSLVIEAELDALLRGDFAPLARVRDRIVIVDAPEVIAMTDKPTVALRGKTNSSMVVGIKRVADGHAHGFVSAGNTGAQMAASLVHLKLHTGLTRPAIGTIFPTAKDPILVLDSGANMDCSPEELVQFARIGTVYARALLGRDNPAVGLLSVGEEAEKGNAAVKDAHQRLLASGLNFLGNVEGRDLPNGRCDRGVIDVVVCDGFTGNVLLKFYESIGPMLIGMVAKVAGLDAREIARSLTQLDVEEQGGAPLLGVRGVSIISHGKSSPRAMENAIMVALRAYESGMTDEIGRRLSESMPTTSGNAA